A single window of Achromobacter xylosoxidans DNA harbors:
- a CDS encoding M24 family metallopeptidase, translated as MHPPHSDPSERVGPAFSVDGMLLARNKTRQAIEDIAARIRPGMIEEDAVALAKQTLIDAGMALSWHPTRVRFGANTMKAMRQASTPGAVLGEHDIFFLDIAPRLDAWEGDGGKSYVVGDDPGQARCARDAEALFHDVRGVWLRQRLSGQALYDYADRQARAMGWELNFDLPGHRVSDFPHAAIHTGSLADLAISPSGMRWILEIHLRDPQGRYGAFFEDMLLDDAHYPA; from the coding sequence ATGCACCCCCCTCATTCCGATCCCAGCGAACGCGTCGGCCCGGCTTTCTCGGTCGACGGCATGCTGCTGGCCCGCAACAAGACGCGCCAGGCCATCGAGGACATCGCCGCCCGCATCCGCCCCGGCATGATCGAGGAAGACGCCGTCGCCCTCGCCAAACAGACCTTGATCGACGCCGGAATGGCGCTCAGCTGGCATCCCACGCGGGTGCGCTTCGGCGCCAACACCATGAAGGCCATGCGCCAGGCCTCCACGCCCGGCGCGGTGCTGGGCGAACACGACATCTTCTTCCTCGACATCGCGCCGCGCCTGGACGCCTGGGAAGGCGATGGCGGCAAGAGCTACGTAGTGGGCGACGACCCCGGCCAGGCGCGTTGCGCCCGCGACGCCGAGGCGCTGTTCCATGACGTGCGCGGCGTCTGGCTGCGTCAGCGGCTGAGCGGCCAGGCGCTGTACGACTACGCCGACCGCCAGGCGCGCGCCATGGGCTGGGAGCTGAACTTCGACCTGCCAGGCCACCGCGTATCCGACTTCCCGCACGCGGCAATCCATACCGGCTCGCTCGCCGACCTGGCCATCAGTCCGTCGGGAATGCGCTGGATCCTGGAGATCCACCTGCGCGATCCGCAGGGCCGCTATGGCGCGTTCTTCGAGGACATGCTGCTGGACGACGCCCACTATCCCGCGTGA
- a CDS encoding GlxA family transcriptional regulator: MKSVAILVFPGVQSLDVSGPLDVFAEANRFLLPASQYRMELIGLTRGAVPCSNGMLLVPQRHYAEVDEAPDLLLVAGGPDLPAAREPDEGLAWLRGACARAGRYGAICNGIFLLARAGLPAGAIVTTHWNDAQALAARYPELRVESDRLYVRDGRLHTSAGVTAGIDLALSLVAQDHGPDVALNVAKRLVVFMQRAGGQSQFSPFLTPFVEETSAVALVQQHVLGHLADDLGVAALAAVANMSRRNFARVFLRDAGITPAEFVESARLDAARARLERESAPLKTVAFHCGFRDARHLREVFQRRLGVSPSQYRASFGRPGGAG; the protein is encoded by the coding sequence ATGAAATCCGTCGCCATTCTCGTTTTTCCCGGCGTGCAGTCGCTGGACGTCAGCGGGCCGCTGGACGTGTTCGCCGAGGCCAACCGCTTCCTGTTGCCCGCCAGCCAGTACCGGATGGAACTGATCGGCCTGACGCGTGGCGCGGTGCCCTGCTCCAACGGCATGCTGCTGGTCCCGCAGCGTCACTACGCGGAGGTCGACGAGGCGCCCGACCTGCTGCTGGTCGCGGGCGGGCCGGACCTGCCGGCGGCGCGCGAACCGGACGAAGGCCTGGCCTGGCTGCGCGGGGCCTGTGCGCGCGCCGGCCGTTACGGCGCGATCTGCAACGGTATCTTCCTGTTGGCTCGGGCAGGCCTGCCTGCCGGCGCCATCGTGACCACGCACTGGAACGATGCGCAGGCGCTGGCGGCGCGCTATCCGGAGCTGCGGGTCGAGTCCGACCGGCTCTACGTGCGGGATGGCCGGCTGCACACCTCGGCGGGGGTGACCGCCGGCATCGATCTGGCGCTGTCCCTGGTGGCGCAGGACCACGGGCCCGACGTGGCGCTGAACGTGGCCAAGCGGCTGGTGGTGTTCATGCAGCGCGCCGGCGGCCAGTCGCAGTTCAGCCCCTTCCTCACGCCGTTCGTCGAAGAGACGTCGGCGGTGGCGCTGGTGCAGCAGCACGTGTTGGGCCATCTGGCCGACGACCTGGGGGTGGCGGCGCTGGCGGCGGTGGCCAACATGAGCCGCCGCAATTTCGCGCGCGTGTTCCTGCGCGATGCCGGCATCACGCCCGCGGAATTCGTCGAGAGCGCGCGGCTGGATGCGGCCCGCGCGCGGCTGGAGCGCGAGTCGGCGCCCCTCAAAACCGTGGCCTTTCATTGCGGCTTTCGCGATGCCCGCCACCTGCGCGAGGTGTTCCAGCGGCGGCTGGGCGTGTCGCCCAGCCAATACCGCGCCAGCTTCGGCCGCCCGGGCGGCGCGGGCTGA
- the cheD gene encoding chemoreceptor glutamine deamidase CheD, whose translation MVARLEARATRHYFDSAFQSQAVKVLPNEYYVTDEDIMISTVLGSCVAACIHDPVTGVGGMNHFMLPEGDMQSPASATMRYGAFAMEVLINELLKAGAVRDRLEAKVFGGGAVLSAMQQMNIGERNGQFVLNYLRTEGIPVKAQDLGDVHARRINYFPRDGRVMVRKMAPHHQRAEEIIAKREQAAAESVQAKTHSPPRVERFARPGVERFDRPAARPGVERFDRPGVERFDRPAARPGVERFDTGVTRRRKPETAGS comes from the coding sequence ATGGTCGCCCGTCTTGAAGCCCGCGCGACGCGCCATTATTTCGATAGCGCGTTCCAGTCCCAGGCGGTGAAAGTACTCCCCAACGAGTACTACGTCACCGACGAAGACATCATGATCTCGACCGTGCTGGGGTCGTGTGTGGCCGCCTGCATCCACGACCCCGTCACCGGGGTCGGCGGCATGAACCATTTCATGCTGCCTGAAGGCGACATGCAGTCGCCGGCCTCGGCCACCATGCGCTACGGCGCCTTCGCCATGGAAGTGCTGATCAACGAACTGCTCAAGGCCGGCGCGGTACGCGACCGCCTCGAGGCCAAGGTGTTCGGCGGCGGCGCGGTGCTGTCGGCCATGCAGCAGATGAACATCGGCGAGCGTAACGGCCAGTTCGTGCTGAACTACCTGCGCACCGAAGGCATCCCGGTCAAGGCGCAGGACCTGGGCGACGTGCATGCGCGCCGCATCAACTATTTCCCGCGCGACGGCCGCGTGATGGTGCGCAAGATGGCGCCGCACCATCAGCGCGCCGAAGAAATCATCGCCAAGCGCGAACAGGCCGCCGCCGAGAGCGTGCAGGCCAAGACCCACAGCCCGCCGCGCGTCGAACGCTTCGCGCGGCCCGGCGTCGAACGCTTCGACCGGCCCGCGGCGCGCCCGGGCGTGGAGCGTTTCGATCGTCCCGGCGTCGAGCGTTTCGATCGTCCCGCCGCGCGTCCCGGCGTGGAACGGTTCGACACCGGCGTCACCCGCCGCCGCAAGCCGGAAACCGCCGGCAGCTGA
- a CDS encoding cell division protein FtsX, producing MNAWLRQHRYALMVTLRRLVKQPFSSLANLLVMALALALPLLGSAILVSVQPVARQMSVTPEVTVFMRVDAPAGAAADIAKRIQGEYASDVRAVRVIGRDDALADLRANPAWQQALAVLPGNPLPDAVVVTLADGEDLAGRADRLAQAWKQWDQVDLVQLDSAWVQRLEAILRFARIGLGFLAACVAVVVLATVFNTVRMQALSQREEIAVARLVGATESFVRRPFLYLGALSGALASLLAIGVAAVALSPLNNALLGLARSYGAEFALHLPGAPVLLAAIVASAALGALSARWSVTRSTRF from the coding sequence ATGAACGCCTGGCTGCGGCAGCATCGCTATGCCCTCATGGTCACCCTGCGCCGGCTGGTCAAGCAGCCGTTCTCGTCGCTCGCCAACCTGCTGGTGATGGCGCTGGCGCTGGCCCTGCCGCTGTTGGGCAGCGCCATCCTGGTGTCGGTGCAGCCGGTGGCGCGGCAGATGTCCGTCACCCCCGAGGTCACCGTCTTCATGCGGGTCGATGCGCCCGCCGGCGCCGCCGCCGACATCGCCAAGCGCATCCAGGGCGAATACGCCAGCGACGTGCGCGCGGTGCGCGTGATCGGCCGCGACGACGCCCTGGCCGACCTGCGCGCCAATCCTGCCTGGCAACAGGCGCTGGCCGTGCTGCCCGGCAATCCGCTGCCCGACGCGGTGGTGGTGACGCTGGCCGACGGCGAAGACCTGGCCGGCCGCGCCGACAGGCTGGCGCAGGCCTGGAAACAATGGGACCAGGTCGACCTTGTGCAGCTGGACAGCGCCTGGGTCCAACGGCTCGAAGCCATCCTGCGCTTCGCCCGCATCGGCCTGGGCTTCCTGGCCGCCTGCGTGGCGGTGGTGGTGCTGGCCACGGTGTTCAACACGGTGCGCATGCAGGCCCTGTCGCAGCGCGAGGAAATCGCCGTGGCGCGCCTGGTGGGCGCCACCGAGTCGTTCGTGCGGCGGCCCTTCCTGTACCTGGGCGCGCTGTCCGGCGCCCTGGCCTCGCTGTTGGCCATCGGCGTGGCGGCGGTGGCGCTGTCGCCGCTGAACAACGCCCTGCTCGGCCTGGCGCGCAGCTACGGGGCGGAATTCGCCCTGCATCTGCCCGGCGCGCCGGTGCTGCTGGCGGCCATCGTCGCCTCGGCCGCCCTGGGCGCGCTGTCGGCGCGCTGGTCCGTCACGCGCAGCACGCGATTCTGA
- a CDS encoding cell division ATP-binding protein FtsE — MIEFQHVFKSYGRGRNILADINFRVSAGEFVFVSGPSGAGKSTLLKLIGGLEPASRGSIQVNGQRLDKLPARARPYLRRAVGVILQDTHLLFDRSAFENVMLPLAVTGHPWNSAAARARAALDKVGLSGKEDLNPIELSGGEQQRLAIARAIVNRPAILIADEPTANLDHDNAQRIMNVFRDFNRVGVTTLIASHDQELMARYATRTLRIDPGRFADSHGAATPPADAGHGIAGEPA; from the coding sequence ATGATCGAATTCCAGCACGTCTTCAAATCGTATGGCCGCGGCCGCAATATCCTGGCCGACATCAACTTCCGCGTGAGCGCGGGAGAGTTCGTTTTCGTGTCGGGGCCGTCCGGCGCCGGCAAGTCCACTCTGCTCAAGCTGATCGGCGGCCTCGAGCCCGCCAGCCGCGGTTCGATCCAGGTCAACGGCCAGCGGCTCGACAAGCTGCCCGCCCGCGCCCGGCCCTACCTGCGCCGCGCCGTCGGCGTGATCCTGCAGGACACCCACCTGCTGTTCGACCGCAGCGCCTTTGAAAACGTGATGCTGCCGCTGGCGGTCACCGGCCATCCCTGGAATTCGGCCGCCGCGCGCGCCCGCGCGGCGCTGGACAAGGTCGGCCTGTCGGGCAAGGAAGACCTCAATCCCATCGAATTGTCGGGCGGCGAGCAGCAGCGCCTGGCGATCGCGCGCGCCATCGTCAACCGGCCCGCCATCCTGATCGCCGACGAACCCACCGCCAACCTCGACCACGACAACGCGCAGCGCATCATGAACGTGTTCCGCGACTTCAACCGCGTCGGCGTCACCACGCTGATCGCCTCGCACGACCAGGAACTCATGGCGCGCTACGCCACCCGCACCCTGCGCATCGACCCGGGCCGGTTCGCCGACTCGCACGGCGCCGCCACGCCCCCGGCCGACGCCGGCCACGGCATCGCGGGAGAACCGGCATGA
- a CDS encoding amino acid ABC transporter substrate-binding protein encodes MKVLKLAAIGAALFAASAAANAGATFDNVKKKGFVQCGVSTGIPGFSIADSKGEYKGLDVDLCRAIAATMFGDASKFKVTPLNTQQRFTALQSGEVDVLTRNTTVTLTRDTTLGLIGVGVNYYDSQGVMVSKDLNVKSAKELNGATICVQPGTTTELNLADWFRGQKIEFKPVVIDKYDEIIRAFSAGRCDAFTTDKSQLASTRTTLENPDKYIILPEDFSKEPLGPMVRQGDEQWFNVVRWSLNAMLEAEEYGITSKNVDEMTKSTNPNIQRILGVTPGMGKNLGVDDKWGYNIIKQVGNYGESFEATLGKSSAMKLDRGLNASYKQGGLMYGWPVR; translated from the coding sequence ATGAAAGTACTGAAACTCGCTGCCATTGGCGCCGCCCTGTTCGCTGCATCCGCGGCTGCCAATGCGGGTGCGACCTTCGATAACGTCAAGAAAAAAGGGTTTGTCCAATGCGGCGTTTCGACCGGTATTCCGGGCTTCTCGATCGCGGACAGCAAGGGTGAATACAAGGGCCTGGACGTGGACCTGTGCCGCGCCATCGCCGCCACCATGTTCGGCGACGCCAGCAAGTTCAAGGTCACGCCGCTGAACACGCAGCAGCGCTTCACCGCCCTGCAATCGGGCGAAGTGGACGTGCTGACCCGCAACACCACCGTCACGCTGACGCGCGACACCACCCTGGGCCTGATCGGCGTGGGCGTGAACTACTACGACAGCCAGGGCGTCATGGTCTCCAAGGACCTGAACGTCAAGAGCGCCAAGGAACTGAACGGCGCCACCATCTGCGTGCAGCCGGGCACCACCACCGAGCTGAACCTGGCCGACTGGTTCCGTGGCCAGAAGATCGAATTCAAGCCCGTCGTGATCGACAAGTACGACGAAATCATCCGCGCCTTCTCGGCCGGCCGTTGCGATGCCTTCACGACCGACAAGTCGCAGCTGGCCTCGACCCGCACCACGCTGGAGAATCCGGACAAGTACATCATCCTGCCGGAAGACTTCTCCAAGGAGCCGCTGGGCCCCATGGTGCGCCAGGGCGACGAGCAGTGGTTCAACGTGGTCCGCTGGTCGCTGAACGCGATGCTGGAAGCCGAGGAATACGGCATCACGTCCAAGAACGTCGATGAAATGACCAAGAGCACCAACCCCAACATCCAGCGCATCCTGGGCGTGACCCCGGGCATGGGCAAGAACCTGGGCGTGGATGACAAGTGGGGCTATAACATCATCAAGCAGGTCGGCAACTACGGCGAAAGCTTCGAAGCCACGCTCGGCAAGAGCAGCGCGATGAAGCTGGACCGCGGCCTGAACGCCAGCTACAAGCAAGGTGGCTTGATGTACGGCTGGCCGGTGCGCTAA
- a CDS encoding amino acid ABC transporter permease — translation MTTSNKNAPISAPPRRLNWNDPGVRAVVYQVIALAAVALAVWFLVSNTLHNLSVRNIATGFGFLQREAGFAIGETPIAYTPADTYGRAIWVGLLNTLRVAVLGIVLATILGTLIGVGRLSKNWLVAKITSVYVEVMRNVPLLLQLFFWYALITENMPGPRQAHNPLPGVFISNRGLKVPALEGNSLDWMLAGLGLAIVAILFLGHWGKKRQEATGHVFPLGRAAVGLLIGLPIVGWLVSGASLTLDMPELKGFNFSGGLTLSPEFAALLAGLVIYTSAFIAEVVRSGIQAVNNGQWEAAGALGLRRKQVLRLVVLPQALRVIIPPMTSQFLNLTKNSSLAVAIGYPDIVSVVNTTLNQTGQAIEGILIIMGAYLTVSLSISIFMNWYNKRIALVER, via the coding sequence ATGACGACTTCAAATAAAAACGCCCCGATTTCGGCACCCCCCCGGCGTCTGAACTGGAACGATCCCGGCGTGCGCGCCGTGGTCTATCAAGTGATCGCACTGGCCGCCGTCGCCCTGGCGGTGTGGTTCCTGGTTTCAAACACGCTTCACAACCTGTCCGTGCGCAACATCGCCACGGGCTTCGGTTTCCTGCAACGCGAGGCCGGCTTCGCCATCGGCGAAACGCCCATCGCGTATACCCCCGCCGACACGTATGGCCGCGCCATCTGGGTGGGCCTGCTCAACACGCTGCGCGTGGCCGTGCTCGGCATCGTGCTGGCGACCATCCTCGGCACGCTGATCGGCGTCGGCCGGCTGTCCAAGAACTGGCTCGTCGCCAAAATCACCTCGGTCTACGTCGAAGTGATGCGCAACGTGCCGCTGCTGCTGCAGCTGTTCTTCTGGTATGCGCTGATCACCGAGAACATGCCCGGCCCGCGCCAGGCGCACAACCCGCTGCCGGGCGTGTTCATCTCCAACCGCGGCCTGAAGGTGCCGGCGCTGGAGGGCAACTCGCTCGACTGGATGCTGGCCGGCCTGGGCCTGGCCATCGTCGCCATCCTGTTCCTGGGCCACTGGGGCAAGAAGCGCCAGGAAGCCACCGGCCACGTGTTCCCGCTGGGCCGCGCCGCCGTCGGCCTGCTGATCGGCTTGCCGATCGTCGGTTGGCTGGTCAGCGGCGCTTCGCTGACGCTGGACATGCCGGAACTGAAGGGCTTCAACTTCAGCGGCGGCCTGACGCTGTCGCCGGAGTTCGCCGCGCTGCTGGCGGGCCTGGTGATCTACACCTCGGCCTTCATTGCCGAAGTGGTGCGCTCGGGCATCCAGGCGGTCAACAATGGCCAATGGGAAGCCGCCGGGGCCCTGGGCCTGCGCCGCAAGCAGGTGCTGCGCCTGGTGGTGCTGCCGCAGGCGCTGCGCGTGATCATCCCGCCGATGACCAGCCAGTTCCTCAACCTCACCAAGAACAGCTCGCTGGCCGTGGCCATCGGTTACCCGGACATCGTGTCGGTGGTCAACACCACGCTGAACCAGACCGGGCAGGCCATCGAGGGCATTCTCATCATCATGGGCGCGTACCTCACGGTCAGCCTGTCGATCTCGATCTTCATGAACTGGTACAACAAGCGCATTGCGCTGGTGGAGCGTTGA
- a CDS encoding amino acid ABC transporter permease, which yields MSSTTHTPSEGLPPPKTHVGAWAWLRSRLFSSPLNILITVLLAWFLLMSVPALVEWAFIKANFTAANAQECRASVGGACWAFIIEKHRLILFGTYPYDEQWRPLIATIILVAVIVCSGIRRFWNWKLAIIWTVGLTAVAILMWGGVLGLTYVENARWGGLPLTLILSTFGIAFAFPIGVLLALGRRSKMPAIKALCVVYIELIRGVPLISLLFMSSVMLPLFLPEGFSIDKLLRAQIAIIMFAAAYIAETVRGGLQAIPKGQYEGADSLGLNYWQQMRKIILPQALKIVIPPLVSIFIALFKDTSLVVIIGIFDLTLAAKAALSDAAWRGFGVEAYLFISLIYFVFCFSMSKYSQALEKRLATGHAR from the coding sequence ATGAGCAGCACTACGCATACCCCCAGCGAAGGGCTGCCGCCGCCCAAGACCCATGTCGGCGCGTGGGCGTGGCTGCGCTCGCGCCTGTTTTCCTCGCCGCTGAACATCCTGATCACGGTGCTGCTGGCGTGGTTCCTGTTGATGTCGGTGCCGGCGCTGGTCGAGTGGGCCTTCATCAAGGCCAACTTCACCGCCGCCAACGCGCAGGAATGCCGCGCCTCGGTGGGCGGGGCCTGCTGGGCCTTCATCATCGAGAAGCACCGGCTGATCCTGTTCGGCACCTATCCGTACGACGAGCAATGGCGGCCGCTGATCGCGACCATCATCCTGGTCGCGGTGATCGTGTGCAGCGGCATCCGCCGTTTCTGGAACTGGAAGCTCGCCATCATCTGGACGGTCGGCCTGACCGCCGTGGCGATCCTGATGTGGGGCGGCGTGCTGGGCCTGACCTACGTCGAGAACGCGCGCTGGGGCGGCCTGCCGCTGACGTTGATCCTGTCGACGTTCGGCATCGCCTTCGCCTTCCCGATCGGTGTGCTGCTGGCCCTGGGCCGGCGCTCGAAGATGCCGGCCATCAAGGCGCTGTGCGTCGTGTACATCGAGCTGATCCGCGGCGTGCCGCTGATCAGCCTGCTGTTCATGTCGTCGGTGATGCTGCCGCTGTTCCTGCCGGAAGGGTTCTCCATCGACAAGCTGCTGCGCGCGCAGATCGCGATCATCATGTTCGCGGCCGCGTACATCGCCGAAACGGTGCGCGGCGGCCTGCAGGCGATCCCCAAGGGCCAGTACGAAGGCGCCGACTCGCTCGGCCTGAACTACTGGCAGCAGATGCGCAAGATCATCCTGCCGCAGGCGCTCAAGATCGTGATCCCGCCGCTGGTCAGCATCTTCATCGCGCTGTTCAAGGACACGTCGCTGGTGGTGATCATCGGCATCTTCGACCTGACGCTGGCGGCCAAGGCGGCCCTGTCCGACGCGGCATGGCGCGGATTCGGGGTGGAGGCGTATCTGTTCATCTCGCTGATCTACTTCGTCTTCTGCTTCTCCATGTCCAAATACAGCCAGGCGCTGGAAAAACGCCTGGCCACGGGCCACGCACGCTAG
- a CDS encoding amino acid ABC transporter ATP-binding protein, whose product MSDAIIRLQDVNKWYGQFHVLRNINLDVAPGERIVVCGPSGSGKSTMIRCINRLEEHQKGHIIVDGTELTNDLKHIETIRKDVGMVFQHFNLFPHLTVLENLTLGPMWVLKKPRAEAEATAMKYLERVRIPDQAKKFPGQLSGGQQQRVAIARSLCMSPKIMLFDEPTSALDPEMVKEVLDVMVNLAQESGMTMLCVTHEMGFARKVANRVIFMDRGEIIEQNSPDEFFDNPQNERTKLFLSQILH is encoded by the coding sequence ATGTCTGATGCCATCATTCGACTGCAGGACGTGAACAAGTGGTACGGCCAGTTCCACGTGCTGCGCAACATCAACCTGGACGTGGCGCCGGGCGAGCGCATCGTGGTGTGCGGGCCGTCCGGTTCGGGCAAGTCCACCATGATCCGCTGCATCAACCGGCTCGAAGAGCACCAGAAAGGCCACATCATCGTGGACGGCACGGAGCTCACCAATGACCTCAAGCACATCGAGACCATCCGCAAGGACGTCGGCATGGTGTTCCAGCACTTCAACCTGTTCCCGCACCTGACGGTGCTGGAGAACCTGACGCTGGGCCCGATGTGGGTCTTGAAGAAGCCGCGCGCCGAAGCCGAGGCCACGGCCATGAAATACCTGGAGCGCGTGCGCATCCCGGACCAGGCCAAGAAATTCCCCGGCCAGCTCTCGGGCGGCCAGCAGCAGCGCGTGGCCATCGCCCGTTCGCTGTGCATGAGCCCCAAGATCATGCTGTTCGATGAGCCGACCTCGGCGCTGGACCCGGAAATGGTCAAGGAAGTGCTGGACGTGATGGTCAACCTGGCCCAGGAAAGCGGCATGACGATGCTGTGCGTGACCCACGAAATGGGCTTCGCGCGCAAGGTCGCCAACCGCGTCATCTTCATGGACCGCGGCGAGATCATCGAACAGAACAGCCCGGACGAGTTCTTCGACAACCCGCAGAACGAGCGCACCAAGCTGTTCCTGAGCCAGATCCTGCATTGA
- a CDS encoding Bug family tripartite tricarboxylate transporter substrate binding protein encodes MKQTPRGAMRRVLLGGAAALAATLTLGAPALAQTTDFPTKPLRFVVPYPPGGPLDTMARMLAEKVRGSLGQPVVVENRSGAGGNIGADLVAKAPADGYTLVMGAVATHAINPWLFANLPYDPVKDFAPVTIVASVPNVLVMNVEFAAKNKIEKLSDLIEYAKKNPGKLNYGSGGNGSAGHLSGELLKARAGINVEHIPYQGAAPAQLALLSGQSDFMFDNLAASAPLIKDGKVKALAVTTAKRSSLLADVPTVEESGIKGFDLGTWFGVFTTGGTPAPVVAKLNKAYSEAMQQPDVKQRLLTMGSEAPPMTPEAFAEFVKNEKAKYQEIVKISGASLN; translated from the coding sequence ATGAAACAGACCCCCCGCGGCGCCATGCGCCGCGTCCTGCTGGGCGGCGCCGCGGCCCTGGCCGCCACGCTGACCCTGGGCGCGCCCGCGCTGGCCCAGACCACCGATTTCCCCACCAAGCCGCTGCGCTTCGTGGTGCCTTACCCGCCCGGCGGCCCGCTCGACACCATGGCCCGCATGCTGGCCGAGAAGGTGCGCGGCTCGCTCGGCCAACCCGTCGTGGTGGAAAACCGCTCGGGCGCCGGCGGCAACATTGGCGCCGACCTGGTGGCCAAGGCCCCGGCCGACGGCTACACGCTGGTGATGGGCGCCGTCGCGACCCACGCCATCAACCCCTGGCTGTTCGCCAACCTGCCCTATGACCCGGTGAAGGATTTCGCCCCGGTCACCATCGTGGCGTCGGTGCCGAACGTGCTGGTGATGAACGTCGAATTTGCCGCCAAGAACAAGATCGAGAAGCTGTCGGACCTGATCGAGTACGCCAAGAAGAATCCGGGCAAGCTGAACTACGGTTCGGGCGGCAACGGCAGCGCTGGCCACCTGTCGGGCGAGCTGCTCAAGGCGCGCGCCGGCATCAACGTCGAGCACATTCCCTACCAGGGCGCGGCCCCGGCGCAATTGGCGCTGCTGTCGGGCCAGTCGGACTTCATGTTCGACAACCTGGCGGCCTCGGCGCCGCTGATCAAGGACGGCAAGGTCAAGGCGCTGGCCGTGACCACCGCCAAGCGTTCGTCGCTGCTGGCCGACGTGCCGACGGTGGAAGAGTCGGGCATCAAGGGCTTCGACCTGGGCACCTGGTTCGGCGTCTTCACGACCGGCGGCACGCCGGCGCCGGTGGTGGCCAAGCTGAACAAGGCCTACTCGGAAGCGATGCAGCAGCCCGACGTCAAGCAGCGTCTGCTGACGATGGGTTCGGAAGCGCCTCCCATGACGCCCGAAGCCTTCGCCGAGTTCGTCAAGAACGAAAAGGCCAAGTACCAGGAGATCGTGAAGATCTCCGGCGCCAGCCTGAACTGA
- a CDS encoding glyoxalase superfamily protein → MHLSPAIPILRIFSVDKAREFYLDFLGFEWDWEHRFEPGLPLYAQVHRGELVLHLSEHYGDATPGAAIFVRATGVDDYQAELIGKQYGYARPGVEDAPWGRLLKVTDPFGNRLTFCESSD, encoded by the coding sequence ATGCATTTGTCCCCCGCCATTCCCATCCTGCGCATCTTTTCGGTCGACAAGGCGCGCGAGTTCTACCTGGATTTCCTCGGCTTCGAGTGGGACTGGGAACACCGCTTCGAACCGGGCCTGCCGCTGTACGCGCAGGTGCATCGCGGCGAGCTGGTGCTGCACCTGAGCGAGCACTACGGCGATGCCACGCCGGGCGCGGCCATCTTCGTGCGCGCCACCGGCGTCGACGATTACCAGGCCGAGCTGATCGGCAAGCAATACGGCTACGCGCGGCCCGGCGTCGAGGACGCGCCCTGGGGCCGGCTGCTGAAGGTGACCGACCCGTTCGGCAACCGCCTGACCTTCTGCGAATCGAGCGACTGA
- a CDS encoding ABC transporter ATP-binding protein, producing the protein MLQVAQLQAGYGASKVLFGVDLDIAPRQVVSLIGRNGMGKTTTVKTLMGMLPAQGGQVLLDGQPITGLAPHRIARLGIGLVPEGRRVFGSLSVEENLVATARQARPGWHIDRVFELFPRLKERRGQSARTLSGGEQQMLAVGRALLINPRLLILDEATEGLAPLIRHEIWNCLRRLKDEGQTILVIDKNLKEMATLVDRHHVLEKGRVAWQGTPAELAAQPELAQRYLGV; encoded by the coding sequence ATGCTGCAAGTCGCGCAACTGCAGGCCGGCTACGGCGCCAGCAAGGTGCTGTTCGGCGTCGACCTGGACATCGCGCCGCGCCAGGTGGTGTCGCTGATCGGCCGCAACGGCATGGGCAAGACCACCACCGTCAAGACGTTGATGGGCATGCTGCCGGCGCAGGGCGGCCAGGTGCTGCTGGACGGCCAGCCCATCACGGGCCTGGCGCCGCACCGCATCGCCCGGCTCGGCATCGGCCTGGTGCCCGAGGGCCGGCGCGTGTTCGGTTCGCTGTCGGTCGAGGAGAACCTGGTCGCCACCGCGCGCCAGGCCCGTCCCGGCTGGCACATCGATCGCGTGTTCGAGCTGTTTCCGCGCCTGAAGGAACGGCGCGGCCAGTCGGCCCGCACCCTGTCGGGCGGCGAACAGCAGATGCTGGCGGTGGGGCGCGCGCTGTTGATCAACCCACGCCTGCTGATCCTGGACGAAGCCACCGAGGGCCTGGCGCCGCTGATCCGCCACGAGATCTGGAACTGCCTGCGGCGCCTGAAGGACGAAGGCCAGACCATCCTGGTGATCGACAAGAATCTGAAGGAAATGGCCACGCTGGTCGACCGCCACCACGTGCTGGAAAAAGGCCGGGTGGCCTGGCAGGGCACGCCCGCCGAACTGGCCGCGCAACCCGAACTGGCCCAGCGCTACCTGGGCGTGTGA